The following nucleotide sequence is from Salvia splendens isolate huo1 chromosome 2, SspV2, whole genome shotgun sequence.
TGTTAAAAAAATTCGAGTAAATTTACTGCAGACTCCGCAAGTGGCACATGACTTTCAACTGGATAAATTCTTTCCATAAGATCACGTAAGCTGGCAATATAACAATTTCTAAGATGATAGCCAAATATGCCATAAACACCCTTAATAAATCCAATCACATATTGCTAGTAATCTATAGAAGACAAAAGATGGTTTTATGAGATCAAACTTGGTTCTGCCAACTTCCATTCAAGGTTAATCAACTAAAACTACTGGTGCTTAATTAGTTACTTTACCTTGATTTGGTTGTCCATATGCCCAAGCTACATTCTGCTGATATTTAAAACAGTACATAACTATTGCAATAGACAGTGTTGGTGTTAATAATTGTAATTAAACCACCTGTTCTACAATGTACTAGTTTACATTTAAAAGAAGTCGTGTTAAGAACATTTAGCAAGAGGTGGAATGATCAAACTTGGAGACAGTCCTTGATACCCTGCTCAAAGTTGTTTAGTGAAGATATGGTATCCTTAAGTGCATCTACAACTCTTTGTTTCCTGCACAAAAGATGAACAGACCATATTCACTGTCAAATATGTATACATGATTACATGAGAAGTTGGTTAGTGGCATTAATTTGAGTGCCAGTTAAGGGGCATGGTAGATTATCAATCAGTTGGTTACTGAACCTGTTCAAAGTAAGTTGAACACTTTCTTCCCGAGCCATGCCACTAAGAGAAGAAAATGATCTGCAGTCAGCAAGAAAAACATTAGAATGAATCTGCTGATCCTAGATTATCAACATGCAGTTTGTTGTCTTCTAAGCATATTGCATAGGATCACATGATTCGTAGCATCAGCATTAAGCAAGACCCATTGGCTAACCAAGTAAACATACCTTATGAGATCATTGAGCTTGGATTCAGCTTCTAATTTGAGGGGGTCGTTGTCATCAAGCAAGGACGCTGCATTTTTCACAATCAACCGGAATGTGCAGACCTAAAGGTAGAATTGAGACTCTAGAAGTTAATTTCAAATTCTCcaaaagcaagtaaattaacaTATTACTTCCCCCCTCCATTTGCATCTACTGATCTACTTTGTCGTCACTAATTATGCTCTATGATGAGTGCTTCAGAAATGCAGAATAAATCCCACTTCAAAAATACACTTAACCTCTGACATTGCACGACTTGCTTGGAAGTTCCAGTAATGAGTTTGATAGCGTTGAGACTATTTTCGAAGTTCACGTTTACATGTTATGTTAATCCTATTGTTTCCAGGAAACAATTACTAGCACACCTCATGTATTCACATAACACATAAATACTAGCTAAAACCTTCAGTTTTTCCAACTTAGGCTGAAGCTTTACAAAAATTATCGAAAACATGACACCTACATGAAGACTAATTCAGATTAACAAACTTTCTACATGGGCTGAATTAGCCTTCAAATGAGGATTCAGCAAGTATCCATTCCCAGACAGTAAAAGCACAACATAGGTGaaacaaatgacaagaaatttCAGCTTTACTTAATCATTTTATCAAACTAATGACAGGATGAACTGTTTCAAAACAAAAGCAAGTAAACAAATGGCATGATCAACTGTTTCAACTGAACAAGAGCAAGTTAAGCTTTACTTAACCATTTTCTCAAACAGTTGATCAGATCTGCTACAATTTTCAGTCTCATTCCTCAGAATCCAATACGTGAAACAAATTACAAGTAAAAGTGCAAGCAAATAATCAACACGAGTGCAATCTGATACCTCTACTCCAGTATTGGATTGTAATTCAACGAAAGAACTTCTATCACGAGGAACACAATCTCTAGCTGCAGAAACTAACAAATTCTGAACCTCGGCCAATTCACCTTCACCTAACTCTCCTTCACTTTTCACTACATCAGTTAAAATCACAATTTGTATTATTAGAGAAATAGAATACGCCCAAAAAAATTTAGCAGAAATGATAATGAACTAAATAGGCAGTAGCAGAAAAGATAATTGAGAACAAAAGGTACTGAGCAAAAGGTAGGCGGACTGCAGGATGTTGCGTGAGGCATCAACCGGAGCTAACAGAAATTTAAACGACTTCTTCTTCTGCTCCTTAAGCCACTCCTTCGGTCCTGCTAATCGCagttcaaaaacaaaaaaaaaatcgtatACAATTAAACCATACGTATATGTATATGACAAATGTATCGAATGAAATGGAGAAGTACAGATGCCGATTGAGAATGCGGAGGCGAGAGGCGGTCGGAGGATGGGAATGATGACTGAGGAGAGCAAAACGGCGGCTGCGCGGCGCGATATCGAGGTGATTTCGggtcgggagagttgaggtggTGGTTCTGAGTGTAGAGACTTTAGTAGCGGcggagcggcggcggcggcgggagaTAGGGACGCGATGACCGGTGGTGACATGATGGAGATTGTGTGACGGTTAAGATGCCAActgtatagtagtagtagtagaaaTAGAAACATTATAAACAGAACTATTGCGCAAAAAAAGATTATATGCGTGATTAACCAGTTTGAACAAAACGGCAGAAACTCTCCCATTTTTGGGAGAGTCTAACCTAAATAATCCATCCGCGATTTCATCGATTTCTCCGATAAGTTTCGATTTTTCGGTGTTTCTTTACTTTCTTGTTGATTTTGAGTGATACGCACTTGTTCTTGTTGGAGTTTAATAACCAATCACGTATACTACTACTGTGAAAATTTGACAGCGCCCAAAATCTCTCTTTTTCACCGCAAAACTAGTACCCAGAAAATAGGATTGACACATTTTAAGCattcaatatttataaaatcacATTTTCAATTAGAAAGtttcataaattataaatttagttTCAATTTTTACTATTCTACCCTTTAGCTCTTGAGGGATATatctatttagtttgatttgagGACCAAACTTGTGATTTTTAATGTTTATGTACttctttgtgatttttttaaggaTCAATATCTTTGTGGTGTCATTaaatttttgtaaaataaaaagTCAATTtttgtcctaaacatatgaccgaaatacgaatttggtccaaaacattcactttttgaaaaacgggTCGTGTCGATTGGGTCcattttttacggttccgtcaatTTTTGACAGTCAACCATCGATTAGCGAAATTTTGACCcgatgttttggaccaaattcgtatatcggtcatatgtttaggaccaaattcgtatttcggTCAACCGTAGATTTTTTTACTGTCATTCGTTATTTGTTATGAACTCGTTTTTCAAaaatgaatgttttggaccaaattcgtattttggttatatgtttaggaccaaaattgacctttactaatttttgtatattatctcaaaataaattatttaaatctttgtggtgttatctaaaaatgaattatttaaatttttgtaatattatttaaattattgcattACAATCGGAAAATTAATATGCatttgtagtattatttagaaaatattgaaTGGTTATTTTTAAGCATTCATTTTTAATCCTTGATTGCAACAAtgattaatttggtcaaaatccaatTTAAACACGTTGACTGTTAACATTTGATGAATCCATTAGTTTTGGATTGACTGATCCAAATTAAAATGTTTGAgatgtaaaaattcaaaatataatatttgGAACTAAAATCATTAAATGATCATTGGAACCAATTTTGACATTTACGCTTTCCTTTTTAATGTTTGATTTGTAACCAATAATTAATGTTTATTATAACTTGTGACTTGATCTTTCGGACGTTTATTCTATTAGTATAATGTTTTAACCGTTGGGATATGCCAAAAGCATCTGACCtttgaatattaaaaaaaatcactggATTAAAATTTGTCATTGAATTTGTCACCTGATGCTGATGCCTACATCAATTTTGTCCCGGTTTAATATATCGACTCGTTTTGGCCGTTTCTGTATCCAAATTAGTCTCCTGTTTGAGAAATTATTGGCATACACCTTATGAAGCTGTGGAATCCCTGCAACTAACCTTACGCATAATCCTTCAACGCGACGATCTCCAACGAATTATATCCATCCACGACAAAGCTGTTGGCTTAGAATTGAATCTCAAGCATTTTTCAGGAAAAGAAGTAATAAGGGAGGTAGCAAATACATCAGAAGAGATTATTCAATATCTTTTCTCCCCACAAAATTTATCAGCTGATTGTGGATCCATAGAACCGAGTGTCAGACTTTCAGACCAATTGGGGGAGTTGGCTGAGGAGCTCGATTCAACTGTTGGATATGTCGTTGACTACTGCAAGATCTCACTCCGGCAACAGAGTAATGTTGCGGTTGGTTTTTGGCGAGGATGTGACAAATTCTACTGCTGctacatcatcatcatcatcatcatcatcaagacCTGCACCTACAATCACTTTTTTTGCGGCTGACTTTGATGAAGATCCTAGTGCTTCACCACCCACGAGCAGAGATGAtgtggttggttttgataaagATATACTACACATGATCGACCGAATAACTGACTATTCGTATTCCAACCAAGAAATCCTGCCTATTGTCGGAATGGGAGGCATTGGCAAGTCCACACTTGCTAAATATAGTTATCACCATCCATTGATCATGGAGCATTTTGATATTCGAGGTTGGGTCACAATATCACAAGATTATATTATACCAAGTATTCTCTCACAATTACTAGCTTCGCTCAACGGAAAAGTACATCAAGTTGGAAGGGATTCATTGATAGTAATCAAAGCTGAGAAGCTTGAAATTTACAAAATCTTATTGGGGAGGAGGTATCTCATAATAATGGACGATATGTGGAGTACGGAAGCTTGGGATCACGTGCAGAGGCTATTTCCAAACAATCATAATGGAAGCCGGATCATATTAACCACACGGCTAATGGAAGTGGCAACTTATGCTGCCACTGGGCAGAAAATTCATATGATGAGTTTCTTGGATGACGAACAAATTTGGCGATTGTTCCACCACAAGGTTTTCGGAGATCAAGATTGTCCTGATGAGCTACGTAGTGTTggagaaaaaaatagtaaaaggaTGTGGAGGACTGCCCCTCTCAATTGTTACTGTGGCAGGACTTTTATCGAGGATTCCTAGAACTCCCAAGTTGTAGCAGCGAATTGAAGTAAATGATGGGCAGTTGGGATCAATATTATCATTGAGCTACAACCACTTGCCTCCACACTTGAGGAAGTGTTTCTTGTATATGGCAGCCTTCCCTCAAGATTATGAGATCCATGCCTCTGAACTCTTCAAACTTTGGGCAGCTGAGGGCTTTATAGAATGGCGAAATGAATCTGAAAGCGTAGAACTAGTTGCGGATGACTACTTGGAGGATCTGATCAAGCAAAGTCTAGTTTTGATCACTAGCCGGAAAATTGATGGCAAAATCAAAAGTTGCAGGCTACATAGTATGGGGCGGGACTTTTGTGTGAGACAGGCTGGGCGAGAGAAGTTCATTCTTTCTGTTATGGACTACTTCCCTACTCTTATCTTGAGAAGACATTTTCTTCCACAAGTCCTCCAAAATCATCACCGTGTAAGTGTTAGTTGGCATGATTTACATCTTCAAGACTCTATGCATAGCTCATGCACCGCTTCTATTATATGCATCCCACAGAGAGGGTATAGGCCCAAAGGCTCTGTAGAGAACTTTACTTCACTTAGGGTACTTCACGTTTTACGTAGTAATGATCATTCATATTGGGAGCTAGGTCAAGTGTTTAAATTGATTTATCTCACTTACCTTGCTTCCAACATTCCCGATGATATTGTCCCTCCAGCTATAGCAAAGCTTCAGAATCTGCagactttaattatttatagatCTTACGTTCGTTTGCCCGTAGAGATTTGGAGTCTGAGGCAGTTGAGACATCTTATTGCCTTCTCATTTCAACCTTTACCCCTTCCCGAAAGAGTAACTCTTTCTCGAGTAAACTTGCAAACGCTTTCCATGGCAATAGACTTAGTGTGCAGTGTTAAGATGGTGAAAATGATTCccaacataaaaaaattgggAATATGTTACTCTGGAACGAAGTTTGGTGCTGAATATTATTATACTGACAATCTTATACGCCTGCGTCAAGTTGAGAAGCTGAAATTGGAGATATATGGTTCATGTGTGCCACGTCTGACTTGTTTACCTTTGTCGCTGAAAAAGTTAGAACTGAGTggccggtggatttcatggagAGATATGACGATTGTTGGTTCGTTGCCTAATCTTCAAGTGTTGAAACTAAAGAACTATGCTTGCTATGGGGAACACTGGGGTACCATTGAGGGGGAATTTGGTAATCTGATATATCTGCTTATTGATGAATCAGATCTCCAGTGTTGGAGAACTAAATGGACCCACTTTCCAAGCCTCCAGTGCCTAATGCTTCATCGTTGTCTATACTTGGATGGGATTCCAAATGATGTTGCAGATattcaaacactgaaactgatTGAGATTGATGATCTTAACCAATCTCTTTTGTACTCGGCAAAAAAAATACAAGAGGAACGTCAAGACTGGGTAAAAGAAGACCCAAAGGTTGTTGTGAAGCGTTCTTGATCCTCTTTCAAACTTGATTGTGTGTGTGCTTTGACATCAGGTAAAGAGttttcataaaatttgcaaGGTTTTACATTGTGTTTAGCAACCATTCTGTATAGAGTATGATAATTAAGAGGGTATGAAAAGGCACACACTTTGCCAATAGTTAAgcatcttcctctctttttAATGTTTCCCAGTTCGCAGAATGTTGGTTGATTCctatcatttttttcttctcacTTTTTCAGATGCAAAGCTTTGATGAGGTAGCTACTGAAGAGGCAGGGAATTAAAGGTGCAATGGTTGGTGATGTTTGTTTTAAGTGTGCAAGACAAA
It contains:
- the LOC121792735 gene encoding uncharacterized protein LOC121792735 isoform X1, giving the protein MGEFLPFCSNWLITHIIFFCAIVLFIMFLFLLLLLYSWHLNRHTISIMSPPVIASLSPAAAAAPPLLKSLHSEPPPQLSRPEITSISRRAAAVLLSSVIIPILRPPLASAFSIGISGPKEWLKEQKKKSFKFLLAPVDASRNILQSAYLLLMKSEGELGEGELAEVQNLLVSAARDCVPRDRSSFVELQSNTGVEVCTFRLIVKNAASLLDDNDPLKLEAESKLNDLIRSFSSLSGMAREESVQLTLNRKQRVVDALKDTISSLNNFEQGIKDCLQV
- the LOC121792735 gene encoding uncharacterized protein LOC121792735 isoform X2, yielding MGEFLPFCSNCWHLNRHTISIMSPPVIASLSPAAAAAPPLLKSLHSEPPPQLSRPEITSISRRAAAVLLSSVIIPILRPPLASAFSIGISGPKEWLKEQKKKSFKFLLAPVDASRNILQSAYLLLMKSEGELGEGELAEVQNLLVSAARDCVPRDRSSFVELQSNTGVEVCTFRLIVKNAASLLDDNDPLKLEAESKLNDLIRSFSSLSGMAREESVQLTLNRKQRVVDALKDTISSLNNFEQGIKDCLQV
- the LOC121792735 gene encoding uncharacterized protein LOC121792735 isoform X3, encoding MSPPVIASLSPAAAAAPPLLKSLHSEPPPQLSRPEITSISRRAAAVLLSSVIIPILRPPLASAFSIGISGPKEWLKEQKKKSFKFLLAPVDASRNILQSAYLLLMKSEGELGEGELAEVQNLLVSAARDCVPRDRSSFVELQSNTGVEVCTFRLIVKNAASLLDDNDPLKLEAESKLNDLIRSFSSLSGMAREESVQLTLNRKQRVVDALKDTISSLNNFEQGIKDCLQV
- the LOC121768882 gene encoding disease resistance protein RPP13-like isoform X2, with product MSLTTARSHSGNRVMLRLVFGEDVTNSTAATSSSSSSSSRPAPTITFFAADFDEDPSASPPTSRDDVVGFDKDILHMIDRITDYSYSNQEILPIVGMGGIGKSTLAKYSYHHPLIMEHFDIRGWVTISQDYIIPSILSQLLASLNGKVHQVGRDSLIVIKAEKLEIYKILLGRRYLIIMDDMWSTEAWDHVQRLFPNNHNGSRIILTTRLMEVATYAATGQKIHMMSFLDDEQIWRLFHHKVFGDQDCPDELRSVGEKNSKRMWRTAPLNCYCGRTFIEDS
- the LOC121768882 gene encoding putative late blight resistance protein homolog R1B-16 isoform X1 — translated: MAAFPQDYEIHASELFKLWAAEGFIEWRNESESVELVADDYLEDLIKQSLVLITSRKIDGKIKSCRLHSMGRDFCVRQAGREKFILSVMDYFPTLILRRHFLPQVLQNHHRVSVSWHDLHLQDSMHSSCTASIICIPQRGYRPKGSVENFTSLRVLHVLRSNDHSYWELGQVFKLIYLTYLASNIPDDIVPPAIAKLQNLQTLIIYRSYVRLPVEIWSLRQLRHLIAFSFQPLPLPERVTLSRVNLQTLSMAIDLVCSVKMVKMIPNIKKLGICYSGTKFGAEYYYTDNLIRLRQVEKLKLEIYGSCVPRLTCLPLSLKKLELSGRWISWRDMTIVGSLPNLQVLKLKNYACYGEHWGTIEGEFGNLIYLLIDESDLQCWRTKWTHFPSLQCLMLHRCLYLDGIPNDVADIQTLKLIEIDDLNQSLLYSAKKIQEERQDWVKEDPKVVVKRS